In Brevundimonas subvibrioides, a genomic segment contains:
- a CDS encoding cupin-like domain-containing protein, protein MTAAIEERPSGQSLTLGDVEAGRPVVFRGLVRDWPAVVAAGRGDDGIAAYLSQLDRGTDAEVFVAPPGAGGTFFYADDLKGFNFTKQRATVTGLLRDLSRIADLADPPALYMGAAPMGDSLPAFSVENPPPPACEAAVPRLWLGNAVAVQTHYDLSDNIACIIAGTRTFTLFPPEQTTNLYVGPLEHTLAGQPVSLAPLDAPDLARFPKFADALAASASATLEPGDALYIPPLWWHHVRSHASLNVLVNYWWRSSRPEAGSPFECLVHALLSIRDLPDAQRSAWRSIFDHYVFDAEARDLSHIPEPARGILGPLSPTTASIMRRFIIGSMARS, encoded by the coding sequence ATGACGGCCGCGATTGAAGAACGCCCATCGGGACAATCTCTGACCCTTGGCGACGTCGAGGCGGGACGACCGGTCGTCTTTCGGGGGCTTGTTCGAGATTGGCCGGCCGTGGTGGCGGCTGGCCGGGGCGACGACGGGATCGCGGCCTATCTGTCGCAGCTCGACCGGGGGACAGACGCGGAAGTCTTTGTCGCCCCTCCCGGTGCGGGAGGCACCTTTTTCTACGCCGACGACCTGAAAGGGTTCAACTTTACCAAACAGAGGGCGACGGTCACCGGGCTGCTGCGGGATCTGAGCCGCATCGCGGATCTGGCCGACCCGCCGGCGCTGTACATGGGCGCAGCCCCCATGGGCGACAGCTTGCCGGCCTTCTCCGTTGAAAATCCACCCCCACCGGCCTGTGAGGCCGCAGTTCCCCGTCTCTGGCTGGGAAATGCCGTGGCGGTGCAGACGCATTATGACCTGTCCGACAACATCGCCTGCATTATCGCCGGCACCCGAACCTTCACCCTATTCCCGCCCGAGCAGACCACCAACCTCTATGTCGGCCCTCTTGAGCACACGCTGGCCGGCCAGCCCGTCAGCCTGGCACCGCTCGACGCACCCGACCTCGCTCGTTTCCCGAAGTTTGCCGACGCCTTGGCAGCCTCGGCCTCGGCGACGCTCGAGCCAGGCGATGCCCTCTACATCCCGCCACTCTGGTGGCACCACGTACGCTCGCACGCCTCCCTCAATGTGCTGGTAAACTACTGGTGGCGCTCCTCCAGGCCTGAGGCCGGATCGCCGTTCGAATGCCTCGTGCATGCCCTCCTGTCGATCCGAGACCTGCCCGATGCCCAGCGGTCGGCGTGGAGATCGATTTTCGACCACTATGTCTTTGATGCAGAGGCCCGGGACCTCTCGCATATTCCGGAGCCCGCCCGAGGCATTCTTGGCCCGCTCTCCCCCACGACGGCGTCCATCATGCGTCGCTTCATCATCGGGTCGATGGCCAGGTCCTGA
- a CDS encoding tryptophan halogenase family protein, producing MADQTDIRIRDVVIVGGGTAGWMTAAAIARLVKRPDMRVRLVESADIGTVGVGESTLPHIRAFNERLGIDEAEFMKATCATFKLGIQFNDWACLGDSYIHPFGDYGAPGGEAPFHHYWLKASRNHPVGPIDDYSVPIVAAREGRFAPPADDPRSLASTYGYAYQLDAGLYASYLRTLSENGGVERVEGRIVEVTRNPENGLLASVTLEGGEVVTGDLFIDCSGFRGLLIEQALQAGYRDWSHWLPCDRAVAIPCASVGPTVPYTRATALEAGWQFRIPLQHRVGNGYVYCSAFIDQDAATRRLLGRLEGVPLKEPNHLRFTAGQRRKTWIGNCVAVGLSGGFIEPLESTSIYLIQAAITRLIELWPDRQFDRIATDAFNRQMDLETERVRDFIILHYHATERSDSELWNHVRTMDVPDSLASKIALFRARGVVDEYREGLFLHPSWVAVYLGQRVIPERYHPLVDNRDEAQLLAGLQRLRDAVRTSARRLPTQDDYIGRYCPSEVAA from the coding sequence ATGGCTGACCAGACCGACATCCGCATCCGGGACGTGGTGATCGTGGGGGGCGGGACGGCCGGCTGGATGACGGCGGCTGCGATCGCCCGCCTGGTCAAGCGGCCCGACATGCGCGTGCGCCTCGTCGAGTCCGCAGACATCGGTACGGTCGGCGTGGGGGAATCGACCCTGCCGCACATCAGGGCCTTCAACGAACGACTGGGCATCGACGAAGCCGAGTTCATGAAGGCGACCTGCGCCACCTTCAAGCTCGGCATCCAGTTCAACGACTGGGCCTGCCTGGGCGACAGCTACATCCATCCGTTCGGCGACTATGGTGCCCCCGGGGGTGAAGCCCCGTTTCACCACTACTGGCTGAAGGCCAGTCGCAACCATCCGGTCGGGCCGATCGATGACTACTCGGTTCCGATCGTGGCCGCGCGGGAAGGCCGCTTTGCGCCGCCCGCCGACGATCCGCGATCGCTCGCGTCCACCTATGGCTATGCGTACCAGCTGGATGCCGGTCTCTACGCGTCCTACCTTCGGACCCTCTCCGAAAACGGTGGCGTCGAACGCGTGGAAGGCCGCATCGTCGAGGTAACGCGCAACCCAGAGAACGGCCTGCTGGCCTCGGTGACGCTCGAGGGGGGCGAGGTCGTGACCGGCGATCTGTTCATCGACTGCTCCGGCTTCCGCGGTCTGTTGATCGAACAGGCGCTGCAGGCGGGATACCGGGACTGGTCGCACTGGCTGCCCTGCGACCGCGCGGTGGCCATTCCGTGTGCCAGCGTCGGGCCCACCGTGCCCTATACCCGCGCGACGGCGCTGGAGGCCGGGTGGCAGTTCCGCATTCCGCTCCAGCACAGGGTTGGCAACGGCTACGTCTATTGCAGCGCCTTCATTGACCAGGACGCCGCGACCCGACGACTCCTGGGCCGCCTCGAAGGCGTACCGCTGAAAGAGCCCAACCATCTTCGTTTCACGGCCGGCCAGCGTCGCAAGACCTGGATCGGCAATTGCGTGGCAGTCGGACTGTCCGGAGGGTTCATCGAACCTCTGGAATCGACCAGCATCTATCTGATCCAGGCGGCGATCACCAGGCTGATCGAGCTGTGGCCCGACCGGCAGTTCGACCGCATCGCGACCGACGCTTTCAACCGTCAGATGGACCTGGAGACAGAGCGGGTCCGCGACTTCATCATCCTCCATTACCATGCGACGGAGCGCTCCGATTCAGAGCTCTGGAACCATGTGCGGACCATGGACGTCCCTGACAGCCTGGCCTCGAAGATTGCGCTGTTCCGCGCCCGTGGCGTTGTCGACGAATACCGGGAGGGACTCTTTCTCCACCCCAGCTGGGTCGCCGTCTATCTGGGCCAGCGCGTGATACCCGAGCGCTACCATCCCCTGGTGGACAATCGTGACGAGGCACAGCTTCTGGCCGGCCTGCAACGGCTGCGGGACGCGGTTCGGACCTCGGCCCGTCGGCTGCCGACCCAGGACGACTACATCGGCCGATATTGTCCTTCAGAGGTTGCGGCATGA
- a CDS encoding TetR/AcrR family transcriptional regulator: protein MAQKQSSQGRGRPADPEARAARRLQILQAAHRCFVRKGFHATTTAEISSEAGISIAGLYQYFPSKEDLILELVEQDLAFNAALIDRLLEGDDFMAAAETLLNTIVNDPQVEALARVRLEILAEASRSSAVADRLSFSEQHLQAAMVRAILVAQSRRQIDPQIDADELATAVCCLCDGIFGRLCLPAAVRGSFVDATMKLLRRATAPKP from the coding sequence ATGGCTCAGAAGCAATCATCTCAAGGTCGAGGGCGGCCCGCCGATCCGGAGGCGCGCGCGGCGCGGCGCCTTCAGATTCTGCAGGCGGCGCACCGGTGTTTCGTTCGCAAGGGCTTCCACGCCACCACCACGGCGGAAATCAGCTCGGAAGCCGGAATCAGCATCGCCGGTCTGTATCAATACTTCCCGAGCAAGGAGGATTTGATCCTGGAACTCGTCGAGCAGGATCTCGCCTTCAATGCGGCGCTGATTGATCGACTGCTCGAAGGCGATGACTTCATGGCGGCGGCCGAAACCCTGCTGAACACGATCGTAAACGACCCTCAGGTCGAGGCGTTGGCCCGGGTGCGGCTGGAAATTCTCGCCGAGGCCAGTCGTTCGTCTGCAGTCGCGGACCGTCTGTCCTTCTCCGAGCAACATCTGCAGGCTGCCATGGTTCGTGCGATCCTCGTGGCGCAGTCTCGCCGCCAGATCGACCCGCAGATCGACGCCGATGAACTCGCAACGGCCGTCTGCTGCCTCTGCGACGGCATATTCGGCCGCCTCTGCCTGCCTGCCGCCGTCCGTGGATCGTTCGTCGACGCCACGATGAAACTCTTGCGTCGCGCGACGGCGCCGAAGCCCTAG
- a CDS encoding tryptophan halogenase family protein yields the protein MKSDARPNRIRSVVIVGGGTAGWMAASALVKVLGAQYADITLIESDEIGIVGVGEATIPQIRLFNDLLGLNEDAFIKATKGTYKLGIQFVDWGRLGDRYIHPFGRYGIDMEGVSFHAFYLKGLQLGETTPLSAYSLEASAAAAGRFMRSINAGKSPLSNIHHAYHFDAGLYSGFLRTFATGRGVVRREGKIVDVALRADDGFVESVTLEDGSSIAADLFIDCSGFRGLLIEGALQTGYEDWSNWLPCNRALAVPCESAGPPTPFTRSTARSAGWQWRIPLQHRIGNGYVYCSDHITDAAAADTLLANLDGKPLADPRPLRFVTGRRRKFWNRNVVALGLASGFMEPLESTSIHLVQSGIAKLLAMFPDRSFDPVEIDRYNRVVGEEYVRIRDFIVLHYNATSRDDSDFWNRVRTMEIPDGLREKYEIFRNRGRIFRENDELFSDTSWFSVMTGQNLWPRSYDPVADVLDDEETLKRLQNVREVIGTCLGQMPTHEAFLDNPLRAA from the coding sequence ATGAAGTCTGACGCACGACCCAACCGCATCCGCAGCGTCGTCATCGTGGGCGGGGGCACGGCCGGCTGGATGGCCGCCTCCGCTCTCGTCAAGGTGCTGGGGGCTCAATACGCCGACATCACGCTGATCGAATCCGACGAGATCGGAATCGTGGGCGTCGGGGAGGCCACCATCCCGCAGATCCGCCTGTTCAACGACCTTCTCGGGCTCAACGAGGATGCCTTCATCAAGGCGACCAAGGGCACCTACAAGCTCGGCATCCAGTTCGTGGACTGGGGTCGCCTCGGCGATCGCTACATCCATCCTTTCGGACGCTACGGCATCGACATGGAAGGCGTCTCGTTCCACGCCTTTTACCTGAAGGGCCTGCAACTGGGGGAAACGACCCCTCTGTCCGCCTATTCGCTGGAGGCTTCCGCAGCCGCGGCCGGTCGTTTCATGCGGTCGATCAATGCCGGCAAGTCGCCCCTGTCGAACATCCATCACGCCTACCATTTCGACGCCGGTCTGTATTCGGGGTTTCTGCGGACCTTCGCGACCGGCCGTGGAGTCGTTCGACGCGAGGGCAAGATCGTCGACGTCGCCCTGCGCGCGGACGACGGCTTCGTAGAGAGCGTGACGCTTGAGGACGGCTCCAGCATCGCGGCCGACCTGTTCATCGACTGCTCCGGTTTCCGGGGGCTTCTGATCGAAGGCGCGCTTCAGACCGGTTACGAGGACTGGTCGAACTGGTTGCCCTGCAACCGGGCCCTGGCCGTGCCCTGCGAAAGCGCAGGACCGCCCACGCCCTTCACCCGTTCGACGGCACGATCGGCCGGCTGGCAGTGGCGCATCCCGCTGCAGCACCGGATCGGCAACGGCTACGTCTACTGCAGCGATCACATCACCGACGCCGCCGCCGCCGACACCCTGTTGGCCAATCTGGACGGGAAGCCACTGGCCGATCCGCGGCCACTCCGCTTCGTCACGGGCCGCCGCCGCAAGTTCTGGAACCGGAACGTCGTGGCGCTCGGCCTCGCATCCGGCTTCATGGAACCGCTGGAATCGACGAGCATCCACCTCGTCCAGAGCGGGATCGCCAAACTGCTCGCCATGTTTCCGGACCGATCCTTCGACCCCGTCGAGATCGACCGCTACAACCGCGTCGTGGGCGAGGAATATGTCCGCATCCGCGACTTCATCGTCCTGCACTACAACGCCACGAGCCGCGACGATTCCGACTTCTGGAATCGCGTCCGGACCATGGAGATTCCCGACGGTCTCCGCGAAAAGTACGAGATCTTCCGCAATCGCGGCCGCATCTTTCGCGAGAACGACGAACTGTTCAGCGACACCAGCTGGTTTTCGGTGATGACCGGCCAGAATCTCTGGCCTCGCAGCTACGATCCGGTCGCCGACGTGCTGGACGACGAGGAAACCCTGAAACGCCTGCAGAATGTGCGCGAGGTGATCGGTACCTGCCTCGGTCAGATGCCCACGCATGAGGCCTTCCTCGACAATCCGCTGCGGGCCGCGTGA
- a CDS encoding MFS transporter — protein MRDAAVPAPVRPAFVMGYTLAQIGAYVAFVPLLNIVLPIQADTLSPGNGSLVLSQVAILGALAAGATNFIAGTVSDRAEGPLRGRRPWIVGGALATSAACLAIVAVPTSGALVLAVVLFQIALNIMFGPLNAVLADRVPDVQKGMVSAMIGLGFPVATLFAALVIAVLLRDQTLRMLVVAATVITLVVPFGLGLKEPTRQAAPLGLRRLSFYALRDRDFLMAFVSRLLVQVAITLNVLYLLFFLQQETDIGRRFPDLRAEAILGWLMAAATMASLVVGFAGGFLSDRFRRRKAFVASGALMMGGGALLLIAMPQWPGPLVAQLLFGAGLGLYSTVDVALVAEVLPSRENAGRDLGIMNLAITLPQFAAPLLGMLLISMAAQAMTWIFASAAVFALAGALAVARISKVM, from the coding sequence ATGAGAGATGCAGCCGTTCCCGCGCCCGTTCGCCCCGCCTTCGTCATGGGATATACGTTGGCCCAGATCGGGGCCTATGTGGCGTTCGTCCCCCTGCTCAACATCGTCCTGCCGATCCAGGCAGACACCCTTTCGCCTGGCAACGGCTCCCTCGTCCTCAGCCAGGTCGCGATCCTGGGCGCGCTGGCAGCCGGAGCCACGAACTTCATCGCCGGCACCGTCAGCGACCGGGCCGAGGGGCCCCTGCGCGGGCGTCGGCCCTGGATCGTCGGCGGAGCCCTGGCCACCTCGGCTGCCTGTCTGGCCATCGTGGCTGTGCCGACCAGCGGTGCCCTGGTCCTCGCCGTCGTGCTGTTTCAGATCGCATTGAACATCATGTTCGGGCCCCTGAATGCCGTACTGGCCGATCGGGTGCCGGACGTGCAGAAAGGGATGGTCTCGGCGATGATCGGACTGGGCTTTCCCGTCGCCACCCTGTTCGCGGCCCTGGTCATCGCCGTCCTTCTCAGGGATCAGACGTTGCGCATGCTGGTTGTGGCGGCGACCGTGATCACCCTGGTGGTCCCGTTCGGCCTCGGCCTTAAAGAGCCGACGCGCCAGGCCGCGCCGTTGGGCTTACGGCGTCTGTCCTTTTACGCCCTGCGGGATCGAGATTTCCTGATGGCCTTTGTGTCGCGATTGCTGGTCCAGGTCGCCATCACCCTGAACGTGCTCTATCTGCTGTTTTTCCTGCAGCAGGAAACCGATATCGGCCGGCGATTTCCGGACCTGCGCGCAGAGGCCATTCTTGGCTGGCTGATGGCCGCGGCGACCATGGCGTCCCTGGTGGTGGGCTTCGCCGGAGGCTTCCTTTCCGACCGGTTTCGCCGGCGCAAGGCCTTCGTCGCGTCCGGCGCGCTCATGATGGGGGGAGGGGCCCTGTTGCTCATCGCGATGCCCCAATGGCCCGGACCGCTGGTCGCCCAGCTGCTGTTCGGGGCCGGGCTGGGTCTCTATTCCACGGTCGACGTCGCCCTCGTGGCCGAGGTCCTGCCGAGCCGCGAGAACGCAGGGCGCGATCTCGGAATCATGAACCTGGCGATCACCCTTCCACAGTTTGCGGCCCCCCTGCTGGGCATGCTCCTCATTTCCATGGCGGCCCAGGCCATGACGTGGATCTTCGCATCGGCCGCCGTATTCGCGCTCGCCGGTGCTCTGGCGGTTGCCCGTATCTCCAAGGTGATGTGA
- a CDS encoding aldose epimerase family protein, with product MRGLIARRTLLSGCAGLCLSRGARAAMPEIETVPFGATRDGQPVDLITLRHPGGLSARVTPLGAALVSLTAPDRHGLMKDIVLGLDSARDYEANDASMGATVGRYANRIAGGRFALDGQTFQLPTDESGNTLHGGPRGFAKAIWASEAVADRQAIRFRHVSPAGDQGFPGRLETTVVYRLLEDRLVIEYEARTDAPTVINLTNHSYFNLSGDLASQVLDHRLTVDADDYTVPGPGLIPTGEVRPVEGSPLDFRAGKPVGQDIASSDPLIVLGAGFDHNLIIRGSPGIHRRAARLEHPASGRFLEVWSTEPALQVYTANWLDNLSGKGRDYRPRTAICLEPQHYPDSPNRPAFPSTRLNPGDRFTSLTEFRLGVIG from the coding sequence ATGCGGGGCCTCATCGCACGCCGGACCCTGTTGAGCGGGTGCGCCGGACTGTGCCTGTCGAGAGGAGCGAGGGCGGCCATGCCGGAGATCGAGACTGTGCCCTTCGGTGCCACGCGCGACGGTCAGCCCGTGGACCTCATCACCCTCCGGCATCCTGGCGGCCTCTCCGCCCGGGTGACGCCCCTCGGCGCCGCGCTGGTGTCGCTGACGGCACCGGATCGACATGGGCTGATGAAAGACATCGTTCTGGGCCTGGACAGCGCCCGGGACTACGAGGCCAATGACGCGAGCATGGGGGCGACCGTCGGCCGCTATGCCAACCGGATCGCAGGTGGCCGCTTCGCGCTCGATGGCCAGACCTTCCAGCTGCCCACCGACGAATCCGGCAATACCCTCCACGGGGGCCCCAGAGGGTTCGCCAAGGCGATCTGGGCGAGCGAGGCCGTGGCGGACCGCCAGGCCATCCGGTTCCGCCATGTCAGCCCGGCGGGAGACCAGGGCTTCCCCGGACGCCTCGAGACGACGGTCGTCTACAGACTGCTCGAGGACAGGCTTGTCATCGAATACGAGGCGCGCACCGATGCCCCCACGGTCATCAATCTGACCAACCACAGCTACTTCAACCTGAGTGGAGACCTGGCAAGCCAGGTCCTGGACCATCGACTGACGGTGGATGCCGACGACTACACGGTCCCGGGACCTGGGCTCATTCCAACCGGTGAAGTCCGGCCTGTGGAGGGGTCGCCGCTCGACTTCCGGGCTGGAAAGCCGGTTGGCCAGGACATCGCCTCGTCGGATCCCCTGATCGTTCTGGGAGCAGGCTTCGACCATAATCTGATCATCCGCGGGTCACCCGGCATCCACAGGCGCGCGGCCCGACTCGAGCACCCTGCCAGCGGCCGGTTCCTGGAGGTCTGGTCGACCGAGCCGGCCCTGCAGGTCTACACGGCCAACTGGCTCGACAATCTGAGTGGCAAGGGTCGGGATTACAGGCCGCGTACGGCCATTTGCCTGGAGCCCCAGCATTACCCCGACAGTCCGAACCGACCGGCATTTCCCTCCACCCGACTGAACCCCGGAGACCGCTTCACCTCCCTGACCGAGTTTCGACTGGGGGTGATCGGATGA
- a CDS encoding cation:proton antiporter, which produces MTTTEIFLIALLLIFTAPYLIWRGLRTDYYAPLVVVQIVCGILLGPGVLGAVFPSYYSFVFNQQVIGALNGIAWWAVMIFVWIAGLELDLKQAWARRSETGVTAGLALAVPLAFGAIVAVGMLQFPGWAGPEGEPWQVVMGIGMACAVTALPILVLFLEKLDVLRQPLGQRVLRYASLDDIAIWGVLALILLDWERVGRQAGFLVGFTVATWAVRALMQRLQERDRWYVALIWLAGSGLAADWAGLHFMVGAFLSGAVLEGNWFDRKKMDLFRDHVLLAIMPVFFLSTGLRTQWDVGGVAVFAAAATLLVASVAGKLAGVGLAGRILKWEKGEASIIGWLLQTKALIMIIFANILLDRQIITSETFTALLLMAVGSTMLTIPMVTPRLKKLIGLSAKAG; this is translated from the coding sequence ATGACGACGACCGAGATCTTCCTGATCGCATTGCTGCTGATCTTCACAGCGCCCTATCTGATCTGGAGGGGGCTACGCACGGACTACTATGCCCCCCTGGTCGTCGTGCAGATCGTGTGCGGCATCCTGCTGGGTCCCGGCGTGCTGGGGGCAGTGTTTCCCTCCTACTACAGCTTTGTGTTCAATCAGCAGGTGATCGGGGCCCTGAACGGCATCGCCTGGTGGGCGGTGATGATCTTCGTCTGGATCGCCGGGCTGGAACTGGATCTGAAACAGGCCTGGGCCCGTCGCTCCGAGACGGGCGTGACGGCCGGCCTGGCCCTTGCGGTTCCCCTGGCCTTCGGTGCGATCGTGGCGGTCGGCATGCTTCAGTTCCCGGGTTGGGCGGGACCCGAGGGCGAACCCTGGCAGGTGGTTATGGGCATCGGCATGGCCTGCGCCGTGACGGCCCTGCCGATTCTCGTGCTGTTCCTGGAAAAGCTCGACGTCCTGCGCCAGCCCCTCGGCCAGCGAGTGCTGCGCTATGCCAGTCTGGACGACATCGCCATCTGGGGGGTTCTCGCCCTGATCCTGCTGGACTGGGAGCGGGTCGGACGCCAGGCCGGGTTTCTGGTGGGATTCACTGTCGCCACATGGGCCGTTCGCGCGCTGATGCAGCGCCTGCAGGAACGGGATCGCTGGTACGTCGCCTTGATCTGGCTGGCGGGATCCGGGTTGGCGGCCGACTGGGCGGGCCTGCATTTCATGGTCGGAGCCTTCCTGTCGGGTGCCGTGCTGGAGGGGAACTGGTTCGACCGCAAGAAGATGGACCTGTTCCGCGACCATGTGCTGCTCGCGATCATGCCGGTCTTCTTCCTGTCGACCGGCCTTCGGACCCAATGGGACGTCGGGGGCGTGGCCGTGTTCGCCGCCGCTGCCACGTTGCTGGTCGCCTCGGTGGCGGGCAAGCTGGCGGGCGTCGGTCTCGCGGGTCGCATTCTGAAGTGGGAGAAGGGAGAGGCGTCGATTATCGGCTGGCTGCTCCAGACCAAGGCGCTGATCATGATCATCTTCGCCAACATCCTGCTGGACCGGCAGATCATCACCAGCGAGACCTTCACCGCCCTGCTGCTGATGGCGGTCGGCTCTACCATGCTGACGATCCCGATGGTGACGCCGCGGTTGAAGAAGCTGATCGGCCTTTCCGCCAAGGCCGGCTAG
- a CDS encoding efflux RND transporter periplasmic adaptor subunit has product MAAGEGQALVVGTVRSLGAHEVAVETGGRIVRLYADVGDRVHAGQVLAELDAEPMRLQVAQVQAELRAAQTALEGARREAGRLEGLVAAGAASRQDLDSARTTAQQAESRVDAISAQSAEATRILGKTAVRAPADGVITARQGELSSVLTAGAALFSLDAGGAREIVASVPGTLVDQMTPGQSVSFRFGGAEGVARLVGVSSRAAGVDARSSRFLIVSGAAPQGAAVELRLAGRDAQAGDVTVPLSALLADRAGGRRVLLLDNQGRASATPVALIDVSSRGARVRGRIVAGQSVVAAGGELVKPGQKLRPLPYTS; this is encoded by the coding sequence ATGGCCGCTGGCGAGGGGCAGGCGCTGGTCGTAGGCACGGTTCGGTCTCTTGGCGCGCATGAGGTGGCCGTAGAGACCGGCGGACGGATCGTTCGCCTCTACGCCGATGTGGGCGACCGTGTGCACGCCGGCCAGGTCCTGGCCGAACTGGATGCGGAGCCGATGCGGCTGCAGGTCGCTCAGGTCCAGGCCGAACTCAGGGCCGCCCAGACTGCGCTGGAAGGCGCGAGACGGGAAGCAGGGCGACTGGAAGGCCTCGTCGCGGCCGGAGCGGCTTCCCGGCAGGATCTGGACAGTGCGCGCACGACCGCGCAGCAGGCGGAAAGCCGGGTTGACGCCATCTCCGCCCAATCGGCAGAAGCGACACGCATCCTCGGCAAGACCGCTGTCCGTGCGCCGGCCGACGGCGTGATCACGGCCCGTCAGGGCGAGTTGTCGTCCGTCCTGACCGCCGGTGCCGCCCTGTTTTCGTTGGATGCAGGTGGAGCGCGCGAGATCGTCGCGTCGGTTCCCGGCACCCTGGTGGATCAGATGACGCCTGGCCAAAGCGTCTCGTTCCGCTTTGGCGGTGCCGAGGGCGTCGCGCGGCTGGTGGGTGTCTCGTCCCGCGCCGCCGGCGTCGACGCCCGATCGTCGCGCTTCCTCATTGTGTCGGGTGCGGCGCCCCAGGGGGCGGCCGTGGAGCTTCGGCTGGCAGGACGTGATGCTCAGGCCGGAGATGTGACCGTGCCATTGTCGGCCCTGTTGGCCGATCGCGCCGGCGGGCGTCGCGTCCTGCTTCTGGACAACCAGGGTCGGGCCTCGGCGACTCCGGTCGCCCTGATCGATGTCTCTTCCCGGGGCGCACGTGTCCGCGGCCGGATCGTTGCCGGCCAGTCCGTCGTCGCGGCGGGCGGCGAACTGGTCAAACCCGGACAGAAGCTTCGTCCGCTTCCCTACACCTCCTGA